CAATCAGCGCGAATCCCAATCATTCGCCAGAAAACCTGTTGATCCCTTTTTGAAATTCACCCTGACTCACCTCGCTCGGCAAAAAAGCGAGCCGAGGCTCGGTGTCGGCCGTTGGCCGATCGTGGCGTGTGAATTCAAATGGGCAGGTTTTCTTGAAGGCGAAACGATTGGGACATCGCTGCTGATTGCGCCACGCACCTGTGATAAACGAGCGGCTGTTGTCTGATCATGCACCTGTTCAATCCCGGAGAGGTTGGATGCTCGCAGGCGCTGGTGATTCAGCCACCTTGGCGGTCGGTTCGCCTGTTTCGCACATTCAGAAAACTGCCCCGTTTGAACCTTGGCTTGCATGGTCGCCCAAGGGGCGACGCAGTGGCCCGACCGCGCTTTATTGTCGGGCCTATGCGAATGCAAAGCCTTGGTTCAAAAAGGGATCAGCTGTTTTCAGTGCGAAATCTGGGGAACCACGCTGAGGTGGCTCATAAGCAATGTTGCAAACTCAGGCGAGCCACTCCGCGGTGGCTCATCATCAAAGTTGCGGAGTCACCGCCCCAACTCGCCTCTCGCAATCATTTCCTTCATGATTTCCGAAGTGCCCGCATAAATAGTTTGAACCCGTGCATCGGTGAAGAAACGTGAAATTGGGTATTCCTCGGTGTAGCCATATCCACCGAATAACTGCAGGCACTCGTGCGTCAGTTTTACCTGCAACTCGGTGGAGGTCAGCTTCAGGATAGAGGCTTCTTCAGTGGTCATTGCACCGACTTTGAAACGCGCTTCACACTGTTTCAGATAGGATTTTGCCAATTCAAGCTGGGCCCGCAGTTCAGCCATTTTGAATCGGGTGTTCTGGAACTGCGCCACGGTGCTGCCAAAGGCTTTGCGCTGTTTGACATAATCTGCAGTAATCGCCATGGCACCTTCGCAGGCACCAATCGCTTGAGAACCAAGTCCCAGTCGCTCGCGGGGCAGTTCCTGCATCAGGTAAATGAAGCCCTTGTTCTCTTCGCCCAGCAGTGCATTGGCGGGGACACGCAGGTTGTCAAAAAACAGTTCAGCCGTGTCGTTGGAATGCTGGCCCATTTTCTTGATGCCCTTGCCTTTCTTGAAGCCCGGCAAGCTGCTGTCCACCAAAAACAGGCTGATGCCCTTTGCACCCTTGGTGGTGTCGGTTTTGGCAGCCAGCACAATCAACCCGCAATGCAGACCGTTGGTGATGAAAGTTTTGGAACCGTTGATGACCCACTCGTCACCATCGCGAACCGCGTTGGTGCGCATGCCAGCCAGGTCGCTGCCTGCGCCCGGTTCGGTCATACCGATGGAACCAACCACTTCACCAGTGACCATGCGGGGCAGCCATTGTGCTTTCTGTTCAGCGGTACCCAAGTTGTTGATGTAGGGCATCACGATGTTGGCATGCACGTTAAGTGCCGTGCTCAATGAGTGCAGGTTCAACCGGCAGGTTTCTTCAAGGATCATCAGGGCGACTTCAAATGGCGCACCGGCTGCACCAAATTCTTCGGGCATGTCGGGGCCCAGCATGCCGGCGGCACCCAGCATGAGCCAGGCCTCCTTGGGCATCCAACCGTCTTTTTCCCATTGGTCGTAATGAGGAATCACTTCCTTTTCCAGACAACGCAACAGCATGTCCCGAAACAGGGTGATGTCTTCATTGTCAGCGGACTGAAGTTGATTCACGGATTGGTCTATTGCGCCCATGATGATTCCTTTGTTCAATTGCTCTTGTTACTTGGCCTGCATGCGGATGCTGCCGTCGATACGGATGGTTTCGCCGTTCAGGTAGTTGTTTTCAACAATGCTGACGCACAGGCGGCCGTATTCTGCAGGTGCACCGAAGCGTTTGGGGTTTTGAACCATGGCGATCAGTGGCTGGCGGTATTCTTCAGAAACGCCTTGCATCATCGGGGTGTCGAAAATGCCGGGGGCGATGGTCATCACGCGAATGCCGTAACGGCCAAGGTCACGGGCCATGGGCAAGGTCATGCCTACCACACCGCCCTTGCTGGCGGAGTATGCGGCCTGGCCGGTTTGGCCATCAAAGGCTGCAACAGATGCGGTGTTGATGATGACGCCGCGCTGACCATCTTCATCAGGTGCATTCTTGGCCATGGCTTCAGCAGCCAGGCTGGAAATGTTGAAGGTGCCAATCAGGTTGATGTTGATGGTTTTTGCAAAGGCTTCCAGCGGCAATGCCTTGCTGTCGCGGTCCAGCGTTTTGCCAGCAGTGCCCACACCAGCACAGTTCACGGCAATATGAATGGCGCCAAAAGCAGCCAGTGTTGCATCAATGCCAGCACGTGCCGAAGCCGCATCGGCAACGTTTACTTTCTGGAAAATCACTTTGCCGGGGTGTGCCGCTTCAGCAGCTTTGCCCGCATCTTCGTTCATGTCAAACACGGCCACTTTGGCACCGGCAGCAACAAACTGCTCAACAGTTGACAAACCCAAACCAGACGCACCACCCGTGACCACGGCCACCAAATTATTCAAATTCATTGAAAGTCTCCTTGACTGCTGTTTTTGTAAAGTAAACAGTAGATTAACGCAGAATGAGTTGGCTTGGAGGGAAGCAGATTCGAACGAACGTTCGTTTTTTAATTTTTTTGTGACCTGCCCTTTTTCAACTCGACATTCAGGTAGCGCCAGAAGTCGGCCGCCACCGGCGAGGGCCTTTTGCCATTGGGCCGCACAGTGTACCAGTTGGCATGTATCGGGAAGCTTTGAACATTCAAGGTCGTCAAATCCTGGGTTGCCGACCCCGCATTCAGAGCGTGCTCCGACAACACCGCCAGGCCCATACCCGCCTGTACTGCCTGCTTGATTGCCTCATTACTGCCCAGTTCAAGCCTGACAACCGGTTCGAAGCCGAGTTGTTCGAAATGAGAATCGCACGCCAGGCGAGTGCCTGAACCCCGTTCCCGCAGAATGAAGGGATAGCGGGTCAACTCGGTGTGCTTGATCCGTTTGCGCTGCGCCAAAGGATGACCCAAGGGGGCAACCACCTGCAATGAATTGGTCATGAAGGCTTTGGCTTCCACGTCCAGGTTGGCCGGGGGTTTGGACATGATGTACAGGTCGTCGAGGTTGTGTTCCAGCCGTTGAACGACACCGTTGCGATTCAATACTTCAAGTGCAATGTCCACCTCGGGATACCTGGCACAAAAGTCACCAAGCAAGCCCGGCACAAAATACTCTGCCGTACTGACCACGGCCACGGTCAACTTGCCGCGCCGAAAACCCTTGATGTCGTCAATACGCTGCTGAAAACCTTCCAGCTCGTTGAGCATGGCCCTCGCTGTGGCTTCCAGTTCAATACCTGCAGGCGTCAGAAAGATGGCTTTGCCAATGACTTCGTACAAAGGCAAACCCACGGACTCAGACAGCTCTTTCATCTGCATGGACACCGTGGGCTGCGTGACATGAAAATGCCGCGCCACCGCGGTGAGGCTTTTCAGGCGGGCAAGCGCGGTGAACAGGTGCAACTGCCGAAGGGTCAGATTCATAATCTTTTGATGATGATTAATCGTATTTTTCTGATTTTACATGATAAATACATTTGCTTAGCATGGGCGCACTTTCATCAAGGCAGACCCCATGAACAACTTCACCGACCCCGCAATCCTGTTTTTCCTGCTCGGCATTTTCAGTGGGCTGGTCAAATCAAACCTGGAAATTCCAGCGCAGGTCAGCCGATTTTTGTCCCTGTACCTGCTGATGGCCCTGGGCTTGAAAGGTGGCTTCGCCTTGCACGAATCCGGGTTCAACACCCAGGTGCTGGGCGGCCTGGGGGCGGCGGTGGTACTGGCTGTGCTGGTTCCCTTGATCAGCTACCCGATTTTGAAACGTTGTACCTCGGCGTTTGATGCAGCAGCCATTGCAGCAACCTATGGATCGGTCAGTGCGGTGACATTCATTACAGCGGTGCAATTTCTTGAAAAATCCGAAATCGCGTACGGCGGGCACATGGCGGCAGCCATGGCGCTGATGGAGTCGCCTGCGATCATTCTCGCGGTGCTATTCGCCAACATGGCGAGAAAGCAGGCCAAAGGCGCTGGCGCTGAAACTGTGCCAGGCAAGGGATTTGGCCACCTGCTGCAGGAATCGTTCACGGAAGGTGCGCAACTGTTGCTGCTGGGCGCGATGCTGATCGGTTTCATGAGCGGCAGTGCCGGCAAGGAAGCCATGCAACCCTTCACCGGCGACCTGTTCAAAGGCATGTTGGCTTTCTTTCTGCTCGACATGGGCCTTACCACAGCCAAACACCTGCCGAAGTTGAAAGCCGTGTCCAAGTGGATGATCGCCTACGCGGTGCTTGCGCCGCTGGCCCACGCCACCTTGGCCTGGTTACTGGCTCAGGCAATTGGTGCCAGTGTGGGTGACACTGCCCTGCTGATGGTGCTGGCGGCCAGTGCATCTTACATTGCAGTGCCCGCTGTGGTGAGGTACGCCATTCCGGAAGCCAACCCCAGCCTGTACGTGGGGTTGTCGTTGGGCATTACTTTTCCTTTGAATATTCTGGTGGGTATTCCGGTTTATGTGCAGTGGGCGGGGGTGCAGATTGGCTAATCACAAAAAGTGAACACGCATACCTAAACTTGTTGTCTGAATCCCTATCAAATAGATTTCCATGATCGCAATTCATTGGAACCCTTATGCCAACCAAGGCAATCTGTCATCACTTTCACAGAGATATTATTCTTCCAACCCTTGAAACCATGAAGATGGGCGGGGACAACATCGCTGAACTGTTACTTGGAACTGCGTTGGTGGAAAGTAGATTAACCTGGAGAAAGCAAATGGCTAACGGGCCAGCGAGAGGCCTGTACCAAATGGAGATGGCCACGCACGATGACATTTGGAACAATTACCTGGCCTTCCGAAAACCCCTTGCAGACAAGGTTCTGCAATTCAAGACAGCACATGACGCAGACCCAGAGCATGAACTGATTAACAATGATCAGTATGGAACTGCCATGGCGCGAGTGCATTACGCCAGAGTTCGAGAAGGCATCCCAGAATCCGGTGATATTGAGGCAATGGCGAATTACTGGAAAAAATATTACAACACGATGCTTGGTAAAGGATTTCCAGACAAATACATTGAAGTCTGGAATCAAACTGTCGGGGAGCTGACTTGCAATGTTGAATAAAAGCCTGTTAGTTGTGAGTCTGTTTCTGCTCCCACCGCACCCAATACTTGCAGAACAAATCAAGTTTCTGAATGAACCTGTGCTTTATTTCGCAAACACCCACGACTTGACGGTAAACGAGGAAGCCCCATCTACACTGGAATCGTTTGTCAGAAACTGGTCTCAATTTGAAATTCTGGTCCCCAAAGATCAATTTCCAATTGACGCACCAAATTGTAAACAGACCGTGCAGATAAGATTCAAGGGAATAGAACCTCTCAACAACATGGCATCAGTTACTCAGAAAGCTCGATGGGATTTGTTGGAAAAAATCAGGAACAAAGTCGATAGAAACGTGGCGCCTTTGATTGTTGCAGTGGATACCAGCCGATACGTAAATCGGCTTGAAAATGGAAAGCTCAGATTGAGCTACTGCAATGTCTTCATTGACGAAATAAAGCTTCAATGAGGTATCCCATCTCAATAAAGCAGGCAAATGACAGCGTGTTTGGTGTTGTAGTTCCTGATTTGCCAGGCGGCTAAAGCCGCTGGCGAAACCCGCTCCGGTTTCATTGCGCACCTTGCACTGCGTGGACAACATGACTTCACCCCAACAACTCAATCCCCACCAGTTCCCGCGCGCAAACTTCACGCATCACCGCAACAAAATCTGCGGTGTAGTGCTTGCCTGCAATGGCTTTAGGCAAGGCTGCATACAGGGTTGATGTCAAACCCTTTCTACCCAAGGGAACCTGCGCCACATATCCCCGGTCCACGTAACCTTTCACAGCCCAGGCAGGCAAGGCCGACAGGCCGCGCTTGCTGGCCACCAACTGCAACAGGGCCACGGTCAGTTCGCTGCTGCGGCGTTTAACCTGCACACCGGCAGGTGTCAGGAAATGCTTGATAACATCGAGCATGTCGTCGGGCACCGGGTAGGTCAACAGGGTTTGGTCAGCGAAATCAGAGGGCTTCAGGTACGCACGCTTGGCCAGTTTTGAATCCACCGGCACCACGCCCACCATTTCAAAGCGAAACAGGGGAAAGGACACAATGCCCTCTTCTTCGCACAGCTCGGACACAATGGCCAGTTCAGCCTCACCCTTGTGCAGCAGGCCAACCGGGTCGGCGTGAAAACCCGACACGATGTCCAGCTCAACTTCCGGCCACCGGTTGCGGTACACGTCCATCGAGGGCATCAGCCAGTCAAAACAGGTGTGGCATTCCACAGCAACCCGCAAAGGGCCGCCAGCACCCTGCTTCATTTGAAGAATATCCAGCTCGGCTTGGTCAACTTGCCCAAGTACCTGCCCGGCCAATTGCAATAAACGCTGCCCCACCAGGCTGAAGCGGCTTTGCCCGCCCTGCTTGTACACCAGCTCTTCGCCAAACCATTCTTCAAGTGCCTTGACTTGATGCGACACCGCACTTTGGGTAATACACAGCACATCGGCAGCCCGGCTTAAGCTACCTGTCTGCTCAATTGCTTTCAATGTGCGCAGGTGGCGCAATTCAAGAATACTTTTCGACATGAATTTTATTCACTATTTCTCGTAATATTATTCGTTTGAATAATACTACTCTTCAGCCGATCATGATGTTTTACTTGCGAAAGAACCGACATCATGATCAAGACACACACATTGGGTTTTCCCAGAATTGGTGAGAACCGCGAACTCAAATTTGCACTGGAAGACTATTGGCGCGGGGACGCGAGCGAAGAAAGCCTGCAGGCTACCGCGTCCACCTTGCGCCTGAAGCACTGGAAAGCCCAAATAGATTCCGGGCTGGATTTCATCACTGTGGGCGATTTTTCCTTTTACGATCAAATGGCCGATCACATTCAACTGTTGGGCTGCGAACCACAGCGCTTTGCGTTCGCCAATGAACAGGCTCCCTTGCAGCGCTATTTCACCATGGTGCGCGGAAAAGCTGAAAACCACGGTGGCTGCAACCACGCGCATGGTTCGAGCGCACATGGCTTACATCCACAAGAAACCCATGCACTTGAAATGACCAAGTGGTTCGACACGAATTACCACTACATGGTGCCGGAATTCAATGCGAGCACACAGTTCAAAGCACACGCCGGCAACTTGCTTGCACAACTTGAGCAAGCCAAAACACTGAACCACCCGGTCAAGGTCAGTTTGATTGGTCCACTGACTTTCCTCTTCCTGGGAAAAAGCAAGCAGGCCGGGTTCGATCAACTGGATTTGCTGGATCAACTGCTGCCCGTGTATGGCCAAATTCTGAGCACCTTGAAGTTACAAGGCGTGGAATGGGTACAACTGGACGAACCGATTCTTGGGCTTGATTTGCCCGGCCCCTGGCTGGCCGCCTATGAGCGCAGTTACCTGCAATTGAAAACCAGTGGTGTCAAAATTTTGCTGGCCACCTACTTTTCAAGTACTCAGGGCCACACCAGCATCGCTTGCAAACTGCCGGTAGATGGCTTGCACGTGGATTGTGTTCGTGCTGAAGAAGACCTGCCCCTCATCATTGACTGGTTGCCCAACTACAAGGTGTTGTCGCTGGGCATCGTGGATGGACGCAACATCTGGAAAACCGATTTGAACCCGGCTCTTCAGCACATTCTCAAGGCTTTTGATGCAGGCAAGGGCGAAGTGTGGATTGCGCCCAGTTGCTCGTTGTTGCATGTGCCATACCGATTCAGCAATGACACCCGTGTGAATCTGCAGGTGTTGCCCTGGCTGGCCGGGGCCATTGAAAAACTGGAAGAAATTGAATTGCTGAAGCAGGCTGCCAAAAACCAATTGCAGGGAAAATCACTGACAGGTGCATTGGCCAATATCTGGAATACCCACCAGGACCTGGTGAAGCAGCGCAGGAACAGCCCTTTGTTGAACAACCCGGAGGTCAAAGCGAGAATAAGCAGCATTGCGCCCACAGCTGACCAGCGACACAGTGAATTCGCCGTGCGCCAACAGTTGCAACGGGAGCGATTCAACTTGCCGGCCTACCCAACCACCACAATCGGCTCTTTTCCACAAACCAGGAACATTCGAAACCTGCGTGCCCGGTTCAGAACAGGCGAGATTGATGAAGCGACCTATTGGCAACACATCAGCCAGGAAATCCGCCAGGCCATCGACTTTCAGGAACGCATCGGTCTGGATGTACTTGTGCACGGTGAAGCCGAACGCAACGACATGGTGGAGTACTTCGGCGAGCAACTGGAAGGATTTACCTTCTCGGCCAATGGCTGGGTTCAAAGTTATGGCTCGCGGTGTGTCAAACCGCCGATATTGTTTGGCGATGTAGCCCGCCCGAAACCCATGACAGTGGATGTGGCAGCCTTTGCACAAAGCTTGAGCGAAAAGCCGGTGAAAGGCATGCTGACAGGACCAGTGACGATTCTTCAGTGGAGCTTCGTGCGCAACGACCAGGCACGTGCAACCACCGCGCTGCAAATTGCTTACGCCATTCGGGACGAAGTGGCCGATCTTGAGCAGGCGGGCATTGGCATGATTCAAATTGACGAGCCTGCCTACCGGGAAGGCCTGCCGCTGCGCAAAGCCCGCTGGAACGACTACCTTGAGTGGGCCAGCAAGGCATTTCGCATTTCGGCCAGCCCGGTTCGGGACGACACGCAGATTCACACCCACATGTGCTATTCGGAATTCAATGACATTCTGCCGGCCATCGCGGCAATGGATGCGGACGTGATCACCATCGAAACCAGCCGTTCCGACATGGAGTTGCTGCGTGGCTTTGGTGAATTCGATTATCCCAATGAAATTGGCCCGGGCGTGTACGACATTCATTCCCCCCGCGTGCCCAAGCAGGCAGAAATTGTTCGCCTGATCAGAAAGGCTGCGCAGGTTATTCCACCGGAAAATCTGTGGGTCAACCCGGATTGTGGCTTGAAAACGCGAGGCTGGGAGGAAACGGAGGCAGCACTCACAGTCATGGTGAAAGCCACCGAGCAGTTGCGCTGCGAACTTGAGACTCAAAACAAGGCTGAAAAAACTGCAGCATAATTGCTGCGATGGGGGCCAAAACCCCCGGGGCCACGGGAAAATAGGACGAATAACACCTACTTTCCCGGAGACCCCACACCATGAACCACGACCCCATCGTGATCGTATCGGCCGCGCGCACCCCCATGGGCGGCTTTCAAGGCAGCATGTCCGGCTTTACAGCCGCTGAGCTGGGTGCACATGCCATTCAGCAAGTCGTACTGCGCGCCGGCCACCCTACCCTGTCTGAAAAAGTCGATGAAGTCATCATGGGTTGCGTGTTGCCCGCAGGCCAGGGGCAAGCGCCTGCACGCCAGGCTGCACTGACTGCCGGGCTTCCCTTGAGCAGCGCCTGCACCACCATCAACAAAATGTGCGGTTCCGGCATGAAAGCCATCATGATGGCGCATGACAGCCTGCTGGCGGGCAGTACCAACGTGGCTGTGGCCGGCGGCATGGAAAGCATGAGCAATGCCCCCTACCTGCTGCCCAAGGCACGGGGCGGCATGCGCATGGGCCATGGACAGGTGATGGACCACATGTTCCTGGACGGCCTTGAAGATGCGTATGAAAAAGGTCGCCTGATGGGCACCTTCGCCGAAGAATGCGCCGACCAATACAGTTTCACCCGGCAGGCCCAGGACGAATTCGCTATTCGTTCGCTGGCACGCGCCAAACAGGCCACGGAAGACGGCAGCTTTCAATGGGAAATTGCCCCGATAGAAGTGCCCAATCGCAAAGGCGTGGAACTTGTCAGCACCGATGAGCAACCCCTGAAAGCAGACCCTGCCAAGATACCCACGTTGAAGCCGGCGTTTCGTAGAGAGGGGGGAACGGTTACTGCAGCCAACAGTTCATCCATTTCCGACGGAGCAGCGGCCGTGGTACTGATGAAACAAAGCCAAGCAGAGAAGTTGGGCTTGACCCCATTGGCGCGCATACTGGGACACAGCACCCACGCACAAAAGCCCAGCCTGTTTACCACGGCACCAGTTGGTGCGTTACAACGGCTGTTTGAAAAAACAGGGCTGAACGCAGCCTCCGTGGATCTGTTTGAAATCAACGAAGCCTTTGCCGTGGTCACCATGGCGGCCATGGCCGACCTTCATTTGCCAGCGGACAAAGTCAACATTCATGGGGGTGCCTGCGCACTGGGCCACCCAATTGGTGCCAGTGGTGCGCGCATTGTGTGCACGCTGATTGGCGCGTTGAAAAAAACAGGTGGAAAAACTGGCGTGGCTGCCTTGTGTATTGGTGGTGGCGAAGCCACGGCCCTGGCGATTGAATTGATCTAAAAAAACGAGAGACGCTACATGGAAAGTGTTGTTTACTTTTTGCTGGCCGCCGCCCTGGCTGTGCCCTTGTTCAAGAAATTGGGCCTGGGTGCAATTCTGGGCTACCTGGTAGCCGGCGTGGTCATCGGCCCTGAAATCCTGGGGCTGATCGACGACCCTGAAAAGGTACTTCATTTTTCTGAAATTGGCGTCATCCTGTTGCTGTTCGTCATCGGTCTGGAGCTGGAGCCTGCGAAACTGTGGGCCATGCGGGCGCAGGTGTTGCTGCTGGGCTCAGGCCAGTTGTTGATCACGGCAGGCATCATTTATGGCGTGCTGGCCTACCTGTTTGAAATGAACAGCAATGCCGCCTTGGTTATCGCCCTGGCATTGGGCCTTTCGTCCACTGCCTTTGCCATTCAGTTGATGGCGGACAAGGGTATTTTGGGTAATGAAGACGGCCGGCGCGGCTTTTCCATTCTGCTGTTTCAAGACCTGGCCGTGGTACCCATCCTGTTCGTGGTCCAGGCCATGGCACCCGTCGAGCCGGACACCGACCCCAACCAATGGTGGTTGGCACCGGTAGCTGTGTTGGGCCTGATCGTTTTTGCGCGCTTTCTGATCAACCCAGCCTTGAATTTCCTGTCTCGCTATGGTGGCCGCGAAATCATGACTGTGGTCACCCTGCTGATTGTATTGGGCTCGGCCGTGGTGATGGAACATGCGAATTTGTCCATGGGCCTGGGTGCTTTCATGGCGGGCATGATGTTGGCCAATTCTTCGTTTCGTCACCAGCTTGAGGCAGACGTTGAACCATTCAAGGGCTTGAGCCTCGGCCTGTTTTTCATATCAATCGGCATGACCCTTGATTTCGCCTTGCTGGTAGATTCACCACTGACGGTGATGTTCGGTACGCTCGGCCTGATGGCGCTCAAGGCAGTGGTCATCATTGGCCTGGTGATGTTGGCGGGGGTGCCCTTTCCACGCGGCTTGATGCTGGGCTTGATGCTGTGCCAAGGCGGCGAATTCGGTTTCGTGATCATGGCACAAGCCATGGAATTGAAGCTGCTCGGCGAAGGCACGTCGGGCATGGTGAACCTGATGATTGGCATTTCAATGGCACTGACAGCCCCTGCAGTGCTGTGGTTTGACAAATTCACCGACAAGCAGATTGCAAAAGCGCCTCAAAACCTGCAGAAGTTTGACGCACAGGAATCGGAAGCGCTGATATTGGGTTTTGGTCGATTCGGACAGGTTACCGGCCGTATTCTGGCGGCCAATCAAATTCACTTCACTGCACTGGACAAGAATGCAGACCACATTGAGTTTGTAAAGAAATTCGGCAACAAGGTGTATTACGGCGACGCTTCCCGCAGCGAAGTGCTTGAAGCCGCTGGCATTTCAAAAGTACGCACTGTGATTGTGGCCATTGACGATGCCACCATGACGCAAAGCATCGTCGAGTTTATTGTTCATCACTACCCAAAAATCACGGTCATTGCCCGCGCCCACAACCGGAATGATTATTTGGCCTTGAAAGCAGCCGGTGCACATTCGGTGGTTCGAGAGGTGTTTGCTGGCGCACTGGAAGCAGCAACCGAAGCCCTTCACGCCTTGGGTTACAGCGACGGCCAAGCCATGCAAAAAGCGGAAGCGTTCAAATTGCACGATGAAGGTTTGTTGAAAAAGCAGGCCAAGGTATTGGGTGACAGCGAAAAGGTCATCGAAATTGGTCGACAGGGCCGCGAAGAACTGGAAGCGATTTTCCAGCAAGACAAACAGGTAACAAGCAGAAGCTGACATGGAATTTATACAATTTTTCAAGGATCTTGAACCCGCTGTTGAACAGGTCTTTACTTTTCTGGAAGGCCGCCTGGGCAAATTGATCCTGTCTGTGACTTTGCTCATGCTGGCTACGCTGGTGAACCGGTTCATGCACTGGCGGCTGTTGAAGGAAACGCGGGCAGTACAGCCACAAACAGGAAATTTCCGCGCAACCTGGGTACGCCGCAAGAACATTGTCTGGGTCACCGCCCTGCTGCTGGTACTGGCTTTGTGGTCAGGACAAATCACAGGGTTTCTGATTTCACTGGCTGCAATTGGCGGTGCCTTGCTGATTGTCAGCAAGGAATTCATTTTGTGCCTGTGGGGTGCCCTGATCATTTCGCTGAACAAAAGCCTGCGAATTGGCAGCACCATCGAAGTGGGCCAGTTCACAGGGCAGCTGGTGAATACCGGGTTTGTTACTTTCGAGCTGGCTGAAATCGGCCCCTCGAAAAAGCAGACAGGCAGGCTGTTGTCATTGCCAAACAGCCTTGTTTTTACACAGGCCATGAAGAACCTTTCGGTGTATGGCTCTTATGGCATTCACTTGATTGATTTCAATTTTGACAAGTTTGTGAAAATACAAACCGCAGAAACCCTGGCATTGCGCCTGGCCAATGAAGCTGGCAAACACTGGATCGAAGAAGCGGAAAGACATTTCACAGCCGTGGAACGCGACAACTTTGTTGATTTGCCCAAGGCCAGGCCCGAAGTGTTCTGGGCTAGCGTGGACGAAAAATGCCTTCGCATGACCTTGCGGTTTGCCTGCCCATTGAGCAAACGCGGCCATCTTGAGAAATCAATCGTCAAGCGATTCTGGGTGGAGTATGTCGAACTGGTGCCACATGTGCCGGCGGGCGCAAGCAATCAGCAAGTGGCA
The nucleotide sequence above comes from Limnobacter thiooxidans. Encoded proteins:
- a CDS encoding acetyl-CoA C-acetyltransferase, producing the protein MNHDPIVIVSAARTPMGGFQGSMSGFTAAELGAHAIQQVVLRAGHPTLSEKVDEVIMGCVLPAGQGQAPARQAALTAGLPLSSACTTINKMCGSGMKAIMMAHDSLLAGSTNVAVAGGMESMSNAPYLLPKARGGMRMGHGQVMDHMFLDGLEDAYEKGRLMGTFAEECADQYSFTRQAQDEFAIRSLARAKQATEDGSFQWEIAPIEVPNRKGVELVSTDEQPLKADPAKIPTLKPAFRREGGTVTAANSSSISDGAAAVVLMKQSQAEKLGLTPLARILGHSTHAQKPSLFTTAPVGALQRLFEKTGLNAASVDLFEINEAFAVVTMAAMADLHLPADKVNIHGGACALGHPIGASGARIVCTLIGALKKTGGKTGVAALCIGGGEATALAIELI
- a CDS encoding monovalent cation:proton antiporter-2 (CPA2) family protein gives rise to the protein MESVVYFLLAAALAVPLFKKLGLGAILGYLVAGVVIGPEILGLIDDPEKVLHFSEIGVILLLFVIGLELEPAKLWAMRAQVLLLGSGQLLITAGIIYGVLAYLFEMNSNAALVIALALGLSSTAFAIQLMADKGILGNEDGRRGFSILLFQDLAVVPILFVVQAMAPVEPDTDPNQWWLAPVAVLGLIVFARFLINPALNFLSRYGGREIMTVVTLLIVLGSAVVMEHANLSMGLGAFMAGMMLANSSFRHQLEADVEPFKGLSLGLFFISIGMTLDFALLVDSPLTVMFGTLGLMALKAVVIIGLVMLAGVPFPRGLMLGLMLCQGGEFGFVIMAQAMELKLLGEGTSGMVNLMIGISMALTAPAVLWFDKFTDKQIAKAPQNLQKFDAQESEALILGFGRFGQVTGRILAANQIHFTALDKNADHIEFVKKFGNKVYYGDASRSEVLEAAGISKVRTVIVAIDDATMTQSIVEFIVHHYPKITVIARAHNRNDYLALKAAGAHSVVREVFAGALEAATEALHALGYSDGQAMQKAEAFKLHDEGLLKKQAKVLGDSEKVIEIGRQGREELEAIFQQDKQVTSRS
- a CDS encoding mechanosensitive ion channel domain-containing protein, with product MEFIQFFKDLEPAVEQVFTFLEGRLGKLILSVTLLMLATLVNRFMHWRLLKETRAVQPQTGNFRATWVRRKNIVWVTALLLVLALWSGQITGFLISLAAIGGALLIVSKEFILCLWGALIISLNKSLRIGSTIEVGQFTGQLVNTGFVTFELAEIGPSKKQTGRLLSLPNSLVFTQAMKNLSVYGSYGIHLIDFNFDKFVKIQTAETLALRLANEAGKHWIEEAERHFTAVERDNFVDLPKARPEVFWASVDEKCLRMTLRFACPLSKRGHLEKSIVKRFWVEYVELVPHVPAGASNQQVADSTIS